The genomic region GGACGGGCCAACAAGATGCTGGCCTCACGCGTGCAGGCAATCGCCGGGGGCTTTCTTCCCGAAGGCACCGGGGTTTTCGCGACGAAAACGGTGACGACCGGCAATCCCGTTCGTCCGGCCGTGCTCGGAGCGGCGGGCGCGCCCTATGCGGTTTCGGCAGGCGACGCGCCGTTCCATCTGGTGGTCTTCGGCGGCAGCCAGGGCGCGCAATATTTCTCGCAGGCGATCCCGCAGGCGATCTGCCGTCTGGACGACGCCGCGCGCCAGCGCGTGCGGGTCACGCAGCAGGCACGCTCCGAGGACCGGGAAGGCGTTATCGCTGCCTACGACAAACTCGGCGTTTCGGCGGAGGTCTCTCCCTTCTTCAACGACATGGCGGCGCGGATAGCAGCCGCCCAGCTCATCGTCTGCCGCTCTGGCGCATCGACGGTGTCCGAGCTCGCCGTGATCGGCAGGCCGGCGATCCTCGTGCCCTATCCCTATGCGCTCGATCACGATCAAGCGGCGAATGCGGCCGCACTCGCGGCCAAGGGCGGTGCCCGCGTGATCGCGCAGGCCGAGCTCAGCTCCGAACGGCTTGCGGGTATCCTCGCCGATGCCATGAACAATCCACAGTCCCTGGCGCAGATGGCCGCCAGTGCCCGCGAAACCGGCAAACCGGACGCCGCGCGCTTGCTTGCGTCTCTCGTAGAGGCTATTGCCAGCGGTTTGACAGTCGAGAAATTCAAGGAAACACGCTCATGAAAATGCCGAAGACGATCGGGCTCGTACATTTCATCGGTATCGGCGGCATCGGCATGAGCGGCATTGCAGAGGTGCTGCACAATCTCGGGCACCGGGTGCAGGGGTCGGATCAGTCGGACAGCGCCAACGTGCAGCGCCTTCGCGAGAAGGGCATCAAGATCTCCGTCGGCCACAAGGCTGAAAACCTCGGCGATGCCGAAGTTGTCGTCGTCTCGACGGCCATCAAGAAGGACAATCCCGAACTGATCGCCGCGCGCGAGAAGTTCCTGCCTGTGGTGCGGCGCGCCGAAATGCTGGCCGAACTCATGCGCTTCCGCAACGCAATCGCCATCGGCGGTACGCACGGCAAGACGACGACGACCTCGATGATCGCGGCGCTGCTCGATGCCGGCGGGCTCGATCCGACGGTCATCAATGGCGGCATCATCAATGCCTACGGCACGAATGCGCGCATGGGCGCCGGCGAATGGATGGTGGTCGAGGCGGACGAGTCTGATGGCACCTTCCTGAAGCTGCCCGCCGACATCGCAGTCGTCACCAATATCGACCCCGAACATCTCGATCACTATGGCAATTTCGACGCCGTGCGTTCCGCCTTCCGGCAGTTTGTCGAGAATGTGCCGTTCTATGGCTTTGGCGTGCTCTGCCTCGATCACCCCGAGGTGCAGGCAATGGTTGCCAAGATCGAGGACCGCAAGGTCGTGACCTATGGCGAGAACCCGCAGGCCGACGTGCGCTACCACAATATCCGCATGGACGGCGCGACCTCGGTCTTCGATATCGAGATTCGCCGCCGCCGCACCGGCCAGGTAATCACGATGAAGGACCTACGGCTACCGATGCCCGGCCGCCACAACGTTTCCAATGCGACGGCCGCTATTGCCGTCGCTCAGCGCCTCGGCATGAAGACGGAGGATATCGCGAAGGGGCTCGCCGCCTTTGGTGGCGTCAAGCGTCGCTTCACGCTCACCGGCGAGTGGAACGGCGCGCGCATCTTCGACGACTACGGCCACCACCCGGTCGAGATCAAGGCGGTGTTGAAGGCGGCGCGCGAGGCCTGCCAGGGCCGGATCATCGCCGTCCACCAGCCGCATCGCTACAGCCGTCTTTCGAGCCTTTTCGAGGATTTCGCCTCCTGCTTCAACGATGCGGACACGATCCTGATCGCGCCCGTCTATGCGGCGGGTGAAGACGCGATCGAGGGCGTGGATTCGGAAGCGCTCGTCAACCGCATCAAGGCTGCCGGGCATCGCGATGCGCGCAACGTCGCCGGGCAGGAGGCGATCGCGCCGATCGTCTCGAAGATTGCGCAGCCGGGCGATTTTGTGGTTCTCTTGGGAGCCGGCAGCATTACCTATTGGGCTGCGGCCCTGCCCAAGGAACTCGCGAATATTTCAGGAATTTGAGCATGAAACAGGTTAACGGCCAGAAACTTCTCGAAGCGCTCGGAAGCGGCGTCAGCGCGGTGCGCGGACGCATCACGCCCGATGCCCCGATGGACCGCGTCACCTGGTTTCGCGCCGGTGGGCTTGCCGAGCTCATGTTCCAGCCGCACGACACGGACGATCTCGTCACGTTCCTGAAGCTCGTGCCGGAGGACGTGCCGGTCATGGTGATTGGCGTCGGCTCCAACCTGCTCGTGCGCGACGGCGGCATACCTGGCGTCGTCATCCGCCTTTCCGCCAAGGGTTTTGGCGATCTCGAACTCGTCGGCGAAAACCGCATCAAAGCGGGTGCCATCTGCCCGGACAAGAACATCGCCGCCATGGCGCTCGATCATGGTATTGGCGGTTTCTATTTCTACTACGGCATTCCGGGCTCGATCGGCGGGGCGCTCAGGATGAATGCCGGTGCTAACAGCGGCGAGACGCGCGAGCGGGTTGTGGAGGTCCATGCAGTCGACCGCAAGGGCAAGAAGCATGTGCTGAGCAATGCCGACATGGGTTATTCCTATCGTCACACTGCAGCGGCGAAGGACCTGATCTTCACGCATGCGATTTTCGAAGGCTATCCGGAAGACAAGAACAAGATCCGCACCGACATGGACGCGGTGCGCCAGCATCGCGAAACGGTGCAGCCGATCCGCGAGAAGACCGGCGGCTCCACCTTCAAGAACCCGGAAGGCCATTCCGCCTGGAAGCTCATCGACGAGGCGGGTTGCCGCGGCCTGATGCTCGGCAGTGCGCAGATGTCGCCGCTCCACTGCAATTTCATGATCAACACGGGGCAGGCGACCGGCTACGAGCTCGAATATCTCGGTGAAACGGTGCGCTCCCGCGTGCTGGAACATTCCGGCGTTCGCCTCGAATGGGAAATCAAGCGTGTCGGCAATTTCATGCCGGGCTACGAGATCAAGGAATTCCTCGGCCGCGGCATCGCCTGAGCCGGAAACAGGAAAACGAAAGGGCCGCGACGGGGTTACCGTCGCGGCCCTTTTTCATTTCGTTGTCTTGCCGCTGCCGTCAGCCGGAGACGTCGTTTTCCTTCGACAGCAGCAGGCAGACGAGCGTGATGAGCGCGGCACGTTGGCGATGAAGGGCACGCGCCAGCCCCAACCGAGGAGTGCCTCCGATCCTGTTTAAGGGCCGGCGTGGGTGTGCTCGCGGAAGGCGCGTCGCCTTTCCAGAATTCCTGCCCGTTATTTTTCCGGCTTCTGCACTCCTTTCTTAACACTGTCGCGCAAGCCACTGATGTTGCGTCTGATTACCTTGTTTCGGTAGGCGTTTTTCGGCGGCGAACCTGATGCGTTTCATGAGAAGAGTTAACCAAAGTAAACACTTCATTAACCATAATGCCGTTCTAGTGACCCTGTTCGGTCGCCGGTGACTCGGCAGCCGGAATCAGCCAGACGCAAGCAAGCATTGTGATAGTGGCGCATTGTTTGGGGGTTTTGATGAGCGGCAGGCATGTTGCTGTCCTGATGGGCGGATTTTCCTCGGAGAGGCCGGTGAGCCTGTCTTCCGGGGCTGCTTGCGCCGATGCCCTCGAAGCCGAAGGCTATCGCGTCACGCGCGTGGACGTCGGGCGCGATGTAGCCGCGGTTCTCGCCGATCTGCGCCCGGACGTCGCCTTCAACGCCCTGCATGGTCCGTTCGGCGAAGACGGCACGATCCAGGGCATCCTCGAGTATCTGGAAATTCCCTATACCCATTCCGGCGTGCTCGCCTCGGCGCTCGCCATGGACAAGGCGCAGGCCAAGCACGTTGCCAAGGCCTCCGGCATTCCGGTTGCCGAGGCGCTGATCACGGACCGGCGTACATTCGGCAACGAGCACCCGATGAAGCCGCCCTATGTGGTCAAGCCGGTTCGCGAAGGTTCGAGCTTCGGCGTCGTGATCGTCAAGGAAGACCAGTCGCATCCGCCACAGGTGATCGCGTCCAGCGAATGGCGCTACGGCGACCGCGTCATGGTCGAGCGCTACATCGCCGGCCGCGAGCTGACTTGCGGCGTCATGGGCGATATCGCCCTTGGCGTCACCGAGATCATTCCTCAGGGGCATGCCTTCTACGATTATGATTCAAAATACGTAAAAGGTGGTTCAAGCCACGTCATTCCGGCGCAGATTTCACCAAATATTTACCAAAAAATACAAACACTCGCTTTGAAGGCGCATCAGGCAATCGGTTGCCGCGGCGTCAGCCGATCCGACTTCCGCTTCGATGATCGTGGTCCCGGCGAAGGCGAGTTGATCTGGCTGGAAATCAATACCCAGCCCGGCATGACCCCGACCTCCCTGGTGCCCGAGATGGCGCAGCATGCGGGCCTTCAGTTTGGTGAGTTTCTGAGGTGGATGGTGGAGGACGCATCGTGTTTGCGTTGAGGGGCAGAAAGGGCAGAAGGGTGCGTCACCCGCTCGGCGTCGCCGCTGAGGCGGACGAGACGTTCGTGCTGCCGCGTCCATTGCGCAAGGTCGTCCGTTTCCTGGTCAGCCTCGGCACCGGGCGTATCCGCTTTCCGGCGCATACCGGCACCCTGTCGGCCGCTGCCTTCTTCGCGGCAACGGGCTTCTACGGCATGTCGCTCGGCGGCCACACGCAGAATTTCGCGCAGGCCTCGACGACCGCAGCCGGCTTTGCCATCGAGGACGTCCGGGTTTCCGGCAACGAGCAAACCTCCGAGATCGATATTCTTCAGCAGCTCGGGCTCGATGGCGCGACGTCGCTCGTCGCTCTCGACATCGCCGAGGCGCGCAGGCTGATCAGCGAATTGCCCTGGGTACAGAACGTTACTGTGCGCAAGGTCTATCCGGGCACGATCGAGGTGAACCTCGAGGAACGCAAGGCCTTCGGTATCTGGCAGCACGGTTCCGACCTGTCGCTGATCGAGCGTAGCGGCAGTGTCATCGCGCCGCTCCGGGACAACAAGTTCGCCGCCCTGCCGCTGTTCGTCGGCCGCGATGCCGAGACGGCGGCCGCCGGCTTCTACGACGAATTCTCCCGCTGGCCGGAGTTCCGCTCGCGCGTGAAGGCTTTCGTGCGGGTTTCCAGCCGGCGGTGGGATCTGCGCCTCGACAACGGCATCATCGTCAAGCTTCCGGAGGACGACGTCGCGCGGGCGATGACGGTTCTCTCCGAGATGGAGGAGAAGCATCAGCTTCTCGAGCGCGATATCGCCGCCGTCGACCTGAGGCTTGAAGACCGCACCACAGTCCAATTGACGCCGGAAGCCGTTGCCCGGCGGGAAGTCGCGTTGAAGGCGAGGGAGAAGATGCTGAAAGCCCAGGAGAAGCGGATATGAGTTTGTTCGGTTCTTCCAATTTCGGCCTTCCGCGCCTGAAGCCGCTGTCGTCCAAGCGGTCGCACGTCGTCTCGGTGCTCGACATCGGCTCGACCAAGATAGTCTGCATGATTGGCCGGCTGACGCCGCGCGCCGAAAGCCAGATCCTGCCCGGTCGCACCCACAACATTGAAATCATCGGCATCGGCCACCAGAAGTCACGCGGGGTGAAGAACGGCGTCATCGCCGATCTCGACGCGGCGGAAGGTGTCGTCCGACTTGCTGTCGATGCTGCGGAGCGGATGGCGGGGCTGACGATCGACAGTCTGATCGTCAATGTTTCTGCAGGCCGCCTGCAGAGCGACGTCTACACCGCGACGATCGATCTCGGCGGGCAGGAAGTCGATGCGAGCGATCTCAAGAAGGTTCTCGCCGCCGCCGGGCAGCAGTCGCAACGCTCCGACCGGGCGATCCTGCATTCGCTGCCGACCGGCTTCTCGCTCGACGGCGAGCGGGGCATCCGCGATCCGCTGGCGATGTTCGGCGACGTCCTCGGCGTGGATATGCACGTGCTGACGGTCGAACGGGCGGCTCTTAAGAATCTCGAGCTCTGCGTCAACCGCGCCCATCTCTCGGTCGAAGGCATCGTTGCGACGCCTTATGCCAGCGGTCTCGCCGCACTCGTCGACGACGAGGTGGAGCTTGGCTGCGCGGCCATCGACATGGGCGGCGGTACGACAACGATTTCCGTCTTTGCCGAAGGCAAGCTGGTTCACGCCGACGCCGTCAGCCTCGGCGGTCACCATGTCACCACAGATCTTGCGCGCGGGCTTTCGACGCGCATCGAGGATGCCGAGCGCCTCAAGGTCGTGCACGGTTCGGCGCTGCCGAACAGTGCCGACGAGCGCGATATCGTTTCCGTCCCGCCAATCGGCGAGGACGATCGCGACCAGCCGACCCATGTGCCGCGGGCACTGGTTTCGCGCATCGTTCGCGCCCGCATCGAGGAGACGCTTGAGCTCATCCGCGACCGCATCCAGCGCTCCGGTTTCAGCCCGATCGTCGGCAAACGCATTGTGCTGACGGGCGGCGCCAGCCAGCTTACCGGCCTGCCGGAAGCGGCGCGGCGCATTCTCGCCCGCAATGTACGCATCGGTCGCCCGCTCGGCGTCTCCGGCCTGCCGGCCGCCGCCAAGGGGCCGGCCTTCTCCACGGCCGTCGGACTGATGATCTATCCGCAGGTCGCCGACCTCGAGACCCATGCTGCCCATGGCGGCATGTTCTCCACCTTCGGCGGCGGCAACAGCCGCATCGCCCGCGTGGGGCAGTGGCTGAAAGAGAGTTTCTGAACTTCGCCGATGCCGCAGGGTGTCGGACGCAACAGGTGTTTGAGTTTTGAAAGATTTGGCCGGCTCGGCAAGGCGGCCAGAAAACGAGAAGGAACAGTGAC from Sinorhizobium garamanticum harbors:
- the murG gene encoding undecaprenyldiphospho-muramoylpentapeptide beta-N-acetylglucosaminyltransferase, with protein sequence MSKGIVLLAAGGTGGHLFPAEALAHELKASGYAVHLVTDSRAERFAGRFPADEIHIVPSATIGSKNPVKLARSVWKLWTGLRASRRLIARLKPKAVIGFGGYPTVPPLLAATGMGVPSMIHEQNAVMGRANKMLASRVQAIAGGFLPEGTGVFATKTVTTGNPVRPAVLGAAGAPYAVSAGDAPFHLVVFGGSQGAQYFSQAIPQAICRLDDAARQRVRVTQQARSEDREGVIAAYDKLGVSAEVSPFFNDMAARIAAAQLIVCRSGASTVSELAVIGRPAILVPYPYALDHDQAANAAALAAKGGARVIAQAELSSERLAGILADAMNNPQSLAQMAASARETGKPDAARLLASLVEAIASGLTVEKFKETRS
- the murC gene encoding UDP-N-acetylmuramate--L-alanine ligase yields the protein MKMPKTIGLVHFIGIGGIGMSGIAEVLHNLGHRVQGSDQSDSANVQRLREKGIKISVGHKAENLGDAEVVVVSTAIKKDNPELIAAREKFLPVVRRAEMLAELMRFRNAIAIGGTHGKTTTTSMIAALLDAGGLDPTVINGGIINAYGTNARMGAGEWMVVEADESDGTFLKLPADIAVVTNIDPEHLDHYGNFDAVRSAFRQFVENVPFYGFGVLCLDHPEVQAMVAKIEDRKVVTYGENPQADVRYHNIRMDGATSVFDIEIRRRRTGQVITMKDLRLPMPGRHNVSNATAAIAVAQRLGMKTEDIAKGLAAFGGVKRRFTLTGEWNGARIFDDYGHHPVEIKAVLKAAREACQGRIIAVHQPHRYSRLSSLFEDFASCFNDADTILIAPVYAAGEDAIEGVDSEALVNRIKAAGHRDARNVAGQEAIAPIVSKIAQPGDFVVLLGAGSITYWAAALPKELANISGI
- the murB gene encoding UDP-N-acetylmuramate dehydrogenase, whose product is MKQVNGQKLLEALGSGVSAVRGRITPDAPMDRVTWFRAGGLAELMFQPHDTDDLVTFLKLVPEDVPVMVIGVGSNLLVRDGGIPGVVIRLSAKGFGDLELVGENRIKAGAICPDKNIAAMALDHGIGGFYFYYGIPGSIGGALRMNAGANSGETRERVVEVHAVDRKGKKHVLSNADMGYSYRHTAAAKDLIFTHAIFEGYPEDKNKIRTDMDAVRQHRETVQPIREKTGGSTFKNPEGHSAWKLIDEAGCRGLMLGSAQMSPLHCNFMINTGQATGYELEYLGETVRSRVLEHSGVRLEWEIKRVGNFMPGYEIKEFLGRGIA
- a CDS encoding D-alanine--D-alanine ligase, which gives rise to MSGRHVAVLMGGFSSERPVSLSSGAACADALEAEGYRVTRVDVGRDVAAVLADLRPDVAFNALHGPFGEDGTIQGILEYLEIPYTHSGVLASALAMDKAQAKHVAKASGIPVAEALITDRRTFGNEHPMKPPYVVKPVREGSSFGVVIVKEDQSHPPQVIASSEWRYGDRVMVERYIAGRELTCGVMGDIALGVTEIIPQGHAFYDYDSKYVKGGSSHVIPAQISPNIYQKIQTLALKAHQAIGCRGVSRSDFRFDDRGPGEGELIWLEINTQPGMTPTSLVPEMAQHAGLQFGEFLRWMVEDASCLR
- the ftsQ gene encoding cell division protein FtsQ, with the protein product MFALRGRKGRRVRHPLGVAAEADETFVLPRPLRKVVRFLVSLGTGRIRFPAHTGTLSAAAFFAATGFYGMSLGGHTQNFAQASTTAAGFAIEDVRVSGNEQTSEIDILQQLGLDGATSLVALDIAEARRLISELPWVQNVTVRKVYPGTIEVNLEERKAFGIWQHGSDLSLIERSGSVIAPLRDNKFAALPLFVGRDAETAAAGFYDEFSRWPEFRSRVKAFVRVSSRRWDLRLDNGIIVKLPEDDVARAMTVLSEMEEKHQLLERDIAAVDLRLEDRTTVQLTPEAVARREVALKAREKMLKAQEKRI
- the ftsA gene encoding cell division protein FtsA; this encodes MSLFGSSNFGLPRLKPLSSKRSHVVSVLDIGSTKIVCMIGRLTPRAESQILPGRTHNIEIIGIGHQKSRGVKNGVIADLDAAEGVVRLAVDAAERMAGLTIDSLIVNVSAGRLQSDVYTATIDLGGQEVDASDLKKVLAAAGQQSQRSDRAILHSLPTGFSLDGERGIRDPLAMFGDVLGVDMHVLTVERAALKNLELCVNRAHLSVEGIVATPYASGLAALVDDEVELGCAAIDMGGGTTTISVFAEGKLVHADAVSLGGHHVTTDLARGLSTRIEDAERLKVVHGSALPNSADERDIVSVPPIGEDDRDQPTHVPRALVSRIVRARIEETLELIRDRIQRSGFSPIVGKRIVLTGGASQLTGLPEAARRILARNVRIGRPLGVSGLPAAAKGPAFSTAVGLMIYPQVADLETHAAHGGMFSTFGGGNSRIARVGQWLKESF